From a single Lolium rigidum isolate FL_2022 chromosome 7, APGP_CSIRO_Lrig_0.1, whole genome shotgun sequence genomic region:
- the LOC124677042 gene encoding 14 kDa proline-rich protein DC2.15-like: MASKASIALFLAVNLVVFSMASACGGNCPTPATPTPSTPSTPTPTPASFGRCPRDALKLGVCANVLGLIKAKVGVPPTLPCCPLLEGLVDLEAAVCLCTVLKANILGIKLNLPIDLSLVLNHCGRSVPTGFKC; this comes from the coding sequence ATGGCAAGCAAGGCATCGATCGCGCTGTTCCTCGCTGTGAACCTGGTCGTGTTCTCCATGGCCAGCGCGTGCGGGGGGAACTGCCCGACGCCTGCTACACCAACCCCGTCGACGCCTTCGACTCCCACCCCAACACCAGCATCGTTCGGCAGGTGCCCGCGCGACGCGCTGAAGCTTGGCGTGTGCGCCAATGTGCTGGGACTGATCAAGGCCAAGGTGGGCGTGCCCCCCACGTTGCCGTGCTGCCCGCTGCTGGAAGGGCTCGTCGACCTCGAGGCCGCCGTGTGCCTTTGCACGGTACTCAAGGCCAACATCCTCGGCATCAAACTTAACCTCCCtatcgatctcagcctcgtcctcAACCACTGCGGCAGGAGTGTGCCTACCGGATTCAAGTGCTAA